A single region of the Glycine max cultivar Williams 82 chromosome 20, Glycine_max_v4.0, whole genome shotgun sequence genome encodes:
- the LOC100786882 gene encoding heterogeneous nuclear ribonucleoprotein 1, producing the protein MDSDQGKLFIGGISWDTTEDKLKEHFGNYGDVLSTSVMREKNTGKPRGFGFVVFADPNILDRVLEDKHVIDGRTVDAKKAFSREDQQISVTSRGGNSNSGMNSENGGNIRTKKIFVGGLPPTLTEEKFRLYFESYGHVTDVVVMYDQNTGRPRGFGFISFDTEEAVDRVLHKSFHDLNGKQVEVKRALPKDANPGASGRMMGGAGGGGAGIGGYQGYGASGGSQNAYDGRMDSSRYMQPQSAAGGFPPYGSSAYSAPGYGYGPANNGIGYGAYGSYGSATAGYGGPAGATYGNPNVPNAAYAGGPPGGPRSSWPAQAPSGYGSMGYGNTAAWGAPSGGAGSGGGGPGSATAGQSPGGAAGYGNQGYGYGGYAGYGGSDSSYGNSSAYGTVGGRTGSGPNSNASAPGGTELTSSGGSGNYMGGGYGDANGNSGYGNAAWRSEQTHASGNYGTPQGNGGQVGYGGGYGGAQSRQAQQQ; encoded by the exons GACGGAGGACAAGCTCAAGGAGCATTTCGGTAACTACGGCGACGTTTTGAGCACTTCCGTCATGCGGGAGAAGAACACTGGGAAGCCAAGGGGCTTTGGTTTCGTCGTTTTTGCGGATCCTAACATTCTAGATAGGGTTTTGGAAGACAAACATGTCATAGACGGCAGAACG GTTGATGCCAAAAAGGCCTTCTCAAGAGAGGATCAACAAATTTCTGTCACTTCCAGAGGTGGAAATTCCAATTCTGGCATGAATTCTGAAAATGGAGGAAACATCaggactaaaaagatatttgttGGAGGGTTGCCTCCCACCCTGACTGAAGAAAAATTTCGTCTGtactttgagtcttatggaCATGTAACTGATGTAGTAGTCATGTATGACCAGAATACTGGGCGTCCACGGGGATTTGGGTTTATTTCATTTGATACTGAGGAGGCAGTTGATAGGGTTTTGCACAAATCATTTCATGATTTAAATGGTAAACAAGTTGAGGTAAAGCGTGCACTTCCCAAGGATGCCAATCCTGGTGCAAGTGGCCGTATGATGGGTGGTGCTGGAGGTGGTGGTGCTGGAATTGGTGGGTATCAAGGTTATGGGGCATCTGGTGGCAGCCAAAATGCATATGATGGTCGTATGGATTCTAGTAGGTATATGCAGCCTCAAAGCGCTGCAGGTGGATTCCCTCCTTACGGTTCTTCTGCCTATAGTGCTCCTGGGTATGGTTATGGTCCGGCTAATAATGGCATTGGTTATGGTGCATATGGAAGTTATGGTAGTGCCACTGCTGGGTATGGTGGACCTGCTGGTGCAACATATGGGAATCCTAATGTCCCTAATGCTGCTTATGCTGGTGGTCCACCTGGTGGCCCAAGAAGTTCATGGCCTGCTCAGGCTCCTTCTGGTTATGGATCTATGGGTTATGGGAACACTGCTGCTTGGGGTGCTCCTAGTGGTGGTGCTGGATCTGGTGGTGGCGGTCCTGGTTCAGCAACTGCAGGTCAGTCCCCTGGTGGAGCTGCTGGATATGGGAATCAAGGTTATGGATATGGTGGGTATGCTGGATATGGTGGAAGTGATAGTTCTTATGGGAATTCAAGTGCATATGGTACTGTTGGTGGACGTACTGGGAGTGGTCCAAACAGTAATGCTAGTGCTCCTGGTGGGACTGAACTAACAAGTAGTGGTGGCAGTGGCAACTATATGGGTGGTGGCTATGGGGATGCAAATGGAAATTCAGGTTATGGAAATGCAGCTTGGAGATCTGAACAAACTCATGCATCTGGAAATTATGGGACTCCTCAGGGAAATGGTGGGCAAGTTGGTTATGGTGGTGGCTATGGTGGTGCTCAGTCTCGACAAGCCCAACAGCAGTAA